Within the Chromobacterium paludis genome, the region TCCGCCGACAACACCAGCGCGGCGCGGGCGATGCGGCGATGCGGCGTCATCGGCATCCAGCGTCCCCACTGCCGGGCATCCCAGCCGCCGCGCCAGGCCGGCGCGGGCGGATTGCCCGCCAGGATGACCGGGTCGCGCAAGCCTTGCGCATTGCCCAAACCAACTAGGCGGCTATGCATCACCGGGTGGTTGAGCACCGGCGCGTCGCCGAAACGGAAGATGCCGTAGCGCAGCACGTCGGGATAGAACGCGCGGGAGACATGCCGCCGCCCGCGCGCGGAAAGCACGCCGCCCTCCGCCCTGACCGCCGCCAGCGGCAGCAAACGTCCAAAACTCAGCTGCACGTCGTCGCGCCACACGCCGGAATCGTCGGATAAAAAAGCATCCGACCAACGCCCCGTCTGCGAGGCGCGCAGCAGGCGGCGGTCATAGCCGCTATGCAGCCGCGCCAGATGCGAACGCGCCGGCGCGGCGAAGCGGGCCAGCTCCAGCACTGTCGGCAGCGCCTCGCTTCCCACCGGCGCGGCCAGCGCCAACTGGAACTCCGCCCAGCGGCTGGCGGAATCGCTCGCATCCTCCACGCGGGCCGCGTAGCCGGCCCAGGACAGGGCGGTTTCCACCGACCAGGGCGAGCCCTTGGCCCGGTGCCAGGCTGTCGATTCCTTGATCGCCCGCCGTCTGGCGTCGTCGTCGGGCAGATAGGCCCACAGGGGGCCAAGCACGTTGAACTGCTCGGCCAGCAGCGGCAACAAACCGGCCGGCGCCTGATCGATCAGATACAGCAGCACGGGCGTCAGATCGATCCGGCCGCTGCGCGCGGCCAAGGCATCGAACACCGGCGCGCGCGCGTCGCGCGCCAAAGGCGGCACCAGGAGATCAGACATCGTTCACCACCCTGCCCAAGCTGACCTCCACCGCGACGCAGCGCGGCCACTCGGCCGCCGACAGCACCCGCGTATCGACAGGCTCCAGCACGCGCACGTCGTATAAGCCGTCGATATCGTGCAAGGCGGTCTTGATCTGCGACGGCACGATGTCGCCGCCCAGACGGCGCGCCAGCTTGTCAGCATGCGCCTGGCAGCGCTCCGCCACCGTCCGGCGCACCAGCTCGGGGATGCGGGTGCTCAGCACATCCACCTCCAAGCGGATGGCGTAGTCGATGATCTGCGCCGGGACCACCTCGATCCGGTCATTGATCATGCGCGCCTTGCCGTCCTCCAGCGCCGCCTGGACGCGTTGCAGGGTTTCGGCCTCCGGCGAACCGGCGCGGCCCAGCACCACCACCTGCACCGTGCCGTCCCGCCGCGGCGAGATCACCCGCACGTCGGCGACATCGACCGACGCGGACATCGCCGCCAGCCGATAGCGATTGACCGATCCCCACGAGTAGGCTTCCGGCGCCAGCCGGATGCGCTGCCGCAGGCGCTCGTCGTCCTCGGGTCCGGCGCCGCCCCGCGGGGCGCTCACCCCCGCCACCGCCACCGGCGCGCCGATGTCATCCAACAGCTGGTTCAAATCGCCGGCCTGCAGCAAATTGCCCGCCTCGCCCGGCGTCGTGGCCACGACATCGCAGACGAATTCCTGCGCCTTGTCGCTCAACCGGACCGCCAGTTGCGATGTGGTCTGGAATTGCACCTCGCCGTTGCCGGCGATGCGCGCGCCGGCCGGCAGCGTCAATTGCCTGGCGCCGCCGGCATCGGCATAGGCGGGAAACGTGAGCTTGACCTGGGCCATGGCCGGCTGGGCCGGCTGCCGCGACACCCCCACCAGCTCGCCCAGATAGTCCAGCATCGGCGCGCGGGCGAAGGCCACCAGGTTTTGCCTGCCGGCATCGTTGAAAGCGGCGCGCGCCAAGCTCTCGCGGTAGGCGAACAGATTGATCAGCAACTGCTCGACCTGGCCGGGATATAGCGGTTTGCCGGCCATTTGCTCATAGGTTTGCGCCATTTCGGCGACGATGGCCGTGGGTTCGTCGGCGACGAATTTAGGCAGATCGGCGTAGGCGAGGCCGAGCTGGCGGTTGGCCAGCATCTCAGCCAATAACTGCTCCATCTGTTTGGGATACTGCTCCTGGCCGCCCTGCTGCAGGTAGGCGTCGGCCAGGGCGCTGGCGACGACGGCGGGATCGGCCGGCGGCGCGAACGGCTCTGCGGGATTCAGGCTCATGTTCTGGTCCATGTCGGGGATTCGCGTCGGAAGGAGTGCGTGGGGCGGCTCAGCCAGCCGACCTATCGCAATATGACAAAATCATCTCAAATGCCGCAGGCCGCGGCTTTTAAACTGACTTAGGAAATATCGTGAAGCCGAGCGGGGCCGGGGCGGCTCGCAACGCCCGTTAAGACTGGGAGAGCGCGCCGCATAGCGCCTGTTCATGACGGCGGCCCGGCGGCGGCCGCGAAAAACGCCCCTGGCGGTGAATGTCACGGCCAGGGGCGTTCGGCAAAATCATGCGCAGGCGGAACGGGGAAACGCTTCGAACCGATCCGATGCGCCGCCGCCTGCGGATATCGGCACCCTGATGAAAACGCCGAATACCGCGTTACAGAGGCGTCACCGCGGCTTACAACGGCGGGCTGGTGGGCCCGTGCGCGCCCATGTGGTTATGGCCGATCAGGCTCTTGCCGCCGGCTGTCACATCGCCGCTGACCGTCACGCTGCCCGTCACCTTCGCGCCGCCGCCGCCGGACAACGCCATGCCGCCCTGGCCGGTGATGGCGCCTTGCACCGTCAGCGTGCCGCTGATCTCGGTGGCCGGCGCATTGATGCTGACTTTGCCGCCGGCCTGGATGGTGATGGTGTTGCCGCCCTTGATCAGCACGCTGTCGCCGGAATCGCCGGTCAGATTGTTTTTGGTCCTGAGGGTGATGTCGGCCTGCGTTTCCACCACCACGTGCTGCACGCCGCCGTTCACCGTCAGCTGGTGGGCCTGGCGGTCGTACTCCAGCACCGCGCCGTCCTTGAAGCGACGCTGCCATTTGTCCTGGCTGTTGACCTCACTGGTGTCCACATCGGAAAAAATGGCGCCCAACACCACGCCGTCCTCGCCGCGCGCGTCCAGCAGCACCGCCACCTGCTCGCCCTTGTCCAGCATCCAGTAGTCCTTGTCCTGCAGGCTCTTGCGGGTCAATACCGGCAGCCAGGCGGTTTCCAGCCCGCCCAGCTCGGGCAGGGTCACTCGTACCCGGTGGCGCTGGATGTCCATATCGGACACGCTGCCGAATTTCAGCGTCGCCAGCGCGTTGCTTAGGGAAACGTCGTTCATCACATGGCCTTTTCCGCGGGCGCGGCCCGCTTCAGATCGAGTTCGCACACATAGCCGCCCTGCCGCGACAGCCGGTGGCAGGCGCGCTCTATCAGGTAACGGCCGGACAATTTGCCTATGCCGGTCAGCTCCACATTGCGGCCGGCCGCCAGCTGCGGCGCGCCGTCCACGGTGATGGACAAGGACGTCCGCGCCAGCTGGCGCTTTTCCATTTCCGCCTTGGCCTGCTGCTCGGCCTGGCTCTGGCCGCCGCTCTTGCGCGTCAGCTTGACCACGTCGGCGCTGCTGGCCTTGCCCCCCGGCGCCTTGGCGTCGGCCCCCACCCGCGCCGTCAACAGCTTGCGGGTCTTGGGATCGTGGTAGCTCACCTCCACCGCGCTGGGCACCTGGGACAACTGGTCGCGGGCGCGCCAGCTGATCAAATCGCCAGGGCCAAAGCGCTTCACGCCCGCTTCGCCCAGGAGTTCGCCGCGTTTCCAGAACACCAGCTTGCGGTTGTTGTCCATCACCTTGCAGACGTAGCCGTAGTAACCAGCCACGCGCTGCAGGAAGGCCAGATCGGTTTCGTGGTACTGGGTGAGCCGGTCTATCAGCACCGATTCGATCTTGCCTTCCAGCTGCATGCCGTGATGGCCGGCGATCTGCTGCGCCAGCGCCTGCAGCGTTTTCTTCTCGTAGGCGCGGCCCTGCTTGGTGCGCAGCGGGTTCTGCACGCCGGTGGCCAGGCCGCGGATGCGCACCACGGAAGGCGGCGCGCTGTACTCCACCTCGTCCACGTCGAAGCCGCCCACATCCACCAGGGTCTGGCCGCGATAGCCCAGCTTGAAGCCCAGCGTCGCGCCCTTGTCCGGATACCAGCCGTTCAGCCAGCGGCCGT harbors:
- a CDS encoding phage tail protein; the encoded protein is MSDLLVPPLARDARAPVFDALAARSGRIDLTPVLLYLIDQAPAGLLPLLAEQFNVLGPLWAYLPDDDARRRAIKESTAWHRAKGSPWSVETALSWAGYAARVEDASDSASRWAEFQLALAAPVGSEALPTVLELARFAAPARSHLARLHSGYDRRLLRASQTGRWSDAFLSDDSGVWRDDVQLSFGRLLPLAAVRAEGGVLSARGRRHVSRAFYPDVLRYGIFRFGDAPVLNHPVMHSRLVGLGNAQGLRDPVILAGNPPAPAWRGGWDARQWGRWMPMTPHRRIARAALVLSADARLGEPNTRFGGDAETSSTRFLWSDPASRLSDFDPGRERFPIEAVEVAAHGYATVCPGQALAGGVRHARHAGLADWRGPVRLGGGLRWSDLPFSLPTGSGANYRLHGGDTSGIGPRGGMYRWLGAWDDRSWRGDSSLTHHTLNP
- a CDS encoding baseplate assembly protein — translated: MSLNPAEPFAPPADPAVVASALADAYLQQGGQEQYPKQMEQLLAEMLANRQLGLAYADLPKFVADEPTAIVAEMAQTYEQMAGKPLYPGQVEQLLINLFAYRESLARAAFNDAGRQNLVAFARAPMLDYLGELVGVSRQPAQPAMAQVKLTFPAYADAGGARQLTLPAGARIAGNGEVQFQTTSQLAVRLSDKAQEFVCDVVATTPGEAGNLLQAGDLNQLLDDIGAPVAVAGVSAPRGGAGPEDDERLRQRIRLAPEAYSWGSVNRYRLAAMSASVDVADVRVISPRRDGTVQVVVLGRAGSPEAETLQRVQAALEDGKARMINDRIEVVPAQIIDYAIRLEVDVLSTRIPELVRRTVAERCQAHADKLARRLGGDIVPSQIKTALHDIDGLYDVRVLEPVDTRVLSAAEWPRCVAVEVSLGRVVNDV
- a CDS encoding phage late control D family protein — its product is MSAARQDVPAPAFELSYNGKSITADIALYALNISYTDYLSGESDELEVELEDSDGRWLNGWYPDKGATLGFKLGYRGQTLVDVGGFDVDEVEYSAPPSVVRIRGLATGVQNPLRTKQGRAYEKKTLQALAQQIAGHHGMQLEGKIESVLIDRLTQYHETDLAFLQRVAGYYGYVCKVMDNNRKLVFWKRGELLGEAGVKRFGPGDLISWRARDQLSQVPSAVEVSYHDPKTRKLLTARVGADAKAPGGKASSADVVKLTRKSGGQSQAEQQAKAEMEKRQLARTSLSITVDGAPQLAAGRNVELTGIGKLSGRYLIERACHRLSRQGGYVCELDLKRAAPAEKAM
- a CDS encoding phage baseplate assembly protein V — its product is MNDVSLSNALATLKFGSVSDMDIQRHRVRVTLPELGGLETAWLPVLTRKSLQDKDYWMLDKGEQVAVLLDARGEDGVVLGAIFSDVDTSEVNSQDKWQRRFKDGAVLEYDRQAHQLTVNGGVQHVVVETQADITLRTKNNLTGDSGDSVLIKGGNTITIQAGGKVSINAPATEISGTLTVQGAITGQGGMALSGGGGAKVTGSVTVSGDVTAGGKSLIGHNHMGAHGPTSPPL